The following proteins are co-located in the Neomonachus schauinslandi chromosome 8, ASM220157v2, whole genome shotgun sequence genome:
- the RGL2 gene encoding ral guanine nucleotide dissociation stimulator-like 2, which translates to MLPRPLRLLWDTSPPGGVVLSSFRSRDPEEGGGPGGQGVGGGQEEEEEEEEDEAPLSVWDEEEDGATFTVTSRQYRSPDPLAPTPPPRSSRRLRAGTLEALVRHLLDARTSGADVTFTSAFLATHRAFTSTPALLGLVADRLEALESHPTDELEKTIGVAISVLSTWLASHPEDFGSEVKGQLDRLESFLLRTGYAAGEGVGGGSADLIRNLRSRVDPQTPDLPKPLALPGDPPADPTDVLVFLADHLAEQLTLLDAELFLSLVPSQCLGSLWGHRDRPGHSHLCPSVRATVTQFNKVAGAVVSSVLGATSTGEGPREVTIRPLRPPQRARLLEKWIRVAEECRLLRNFSSVYAVVSALQSSPIHRLRAAWGEAARDSLRVFSSLCHIFSEEDNYSQSRELLLQEVKLQPSLEPNSKKAPRSGSRGGGVVPYLGTFLKDLVMLDAASKDELENGYINFDKRRKEFAVLSELRRLQNECRGYDLRPDPDIQQWLQGLRPLTEAQSHRVSCEVEPPGTSDPPAPRVLRPTLVISQWTEVLGSVGGPTPLVSWDRPSVGGDEVPGTPAPLLTRLAQHMKWPSVSSLDSALESTPSLRSPSDPSHLSPPASSPRPSRGHRRSASCGSPLSGSAEGASKGAGYGGGGSGPGASDCRIIRVQMELGEDGSVYKSILVTSQDKAPSVIGRVLKKNNRDSAVASEYELVQLLPGERELTIPPSANVFYAMDGASHDFLLRQRRRPSAATLGLTSSPSASGTPPSEGGGGSFPRIKATGRKIARALF; encoded by the exons ATGCTCCCGCGGCCCCTGCGGTTGCTTTGGGACACGAGTCCCCCCGGGGGAGTCGTGCTGAGCAGCTTCCGGAGCCGAGACCCCGAAGAGGGTGGGGGCCCAGGTGGCCAGGGCGTGGgcggggggcaggaggaagaggaggaggaggaagaagacgAG GCCCCTCTGTCTGTctgggatgaggaggaggatggtgcCACCTTTACTGTCACAAGCCGCCAGTATCGGTCTCCTGATCCCTTG gcccccacacCTCCCCCGCGTTCCTCCAGAAGGCTCCGAGCTGGCACTCTGGAGGCCCTCGTCAGACACCTGCTGGATGCCCGGACGTCAGGGGCTGACGTGACCTTCACATCAGCTTTCCTGGCCACCCACCGGGCCTTCACCTCCACGCCTGCCCTGCTAGGCCTTGTGGCTGACAG gcTAGAAGCCCTTGAATCTCATCCTACTGATGAACTAGAGAAGACAATAGG GGTAGCCATCTCTGTACTGTCAACCTGGTTGGCCTCTCACCCTGAGGATTTTGGCTCTGAGGTCAAGGGTCAGCTTGACCGGCTTGAGAGCTTCTTGCTTCGGACCGGGTATGCAGCaggggagggtgttggggggGGCAGCGCTGACCTCATCCGCAACCTCCGGTCCCGGGTGGACCCCCAGACCCCCGACCTTCCTAAGCCCCTGGCCCTCCCCGGCGATCCCCCTGCTGACCCCACGGATGTCCTGGTGTTCCTCGCTGACCACTTGGCCGAACAGCTGACCCTGCTAGATGCG gAGCTGTTTCTCAGTCTGGTCCCCTCACAGTGCCTGGGGAGCCTGTGGGGTCACAGAGACCGGCCAGGACATTCCCACCTCTGCCCATCTGTCCGAGCTACTGTCACACAGTTCAACAAAGTGGCAGGGGCAGTGGTCAGCTCTGTCCTGGGGGCTACCTCAACTGGAGAGGGGCCCAGGGAGGTGACCATTCGGCCACTCCGTCCTCCCCAGAGGGCCCGGCTCCTGGAGAAGTGGATCCGTGTGGCAGAG GAGTGTCGTCTGCTCCGAAACTTCTCTTCAGTTTATGCTGTTGTGTCGGCCCTGCAGTCCAGCCCTATCCACAGGCTTCGAGCAGCCTGGGGGGAAGCAGCcag ggACAGCCTCAGAGTCTTCTCCAGCCTCTGCCACATTTTCTCTGAGGAGGATAATTATTCCCAGAGCCGGGAGCTCCTCTTGCAG GAGGTGAAGCTGCAGCCCTCTCTGGAGCCAAATTCCAAGAAGGCCCCGAGGTCTGGCTCCCGGGGTGGG GGTGTGGTCCCATACCTTGGCACCTTCTTGAAGGACCTCGTGATGCTGGATGCAGCCTCCAAGGATGAACTGGAG AACGGATACATCAATTTTGACAAGCGGAGGAAG GAGTTTGCTGTCCTTTCTGAGCTGCGGCGGCTCCAGAACGAATGTCGTGGCTATGACCTCCGACCTGATCCCGATATCCAACAGTGGCTACAGGGGCTCCGGCCACTgacagaggctcagag CCATCGAGTGTCCTGTGAGGTGGAGCCACCTGGTACCAGTGACCCTCCTGCCCCGCGGGTGCTTCGGCCAACGCTGGTCATCTCGCAGTGGACAGA GGTTCTGGGCTCTGTTGGGGGACCCACCCCCCTGGTCTCCTGGGACCGGCCCAGTGTGGGGGGAGATGAGGTACCTGGAACCCCTGCCCCTCTGCTAACCCGGCTGGCCCAG CACATGAAGTGGCCATCTGTCTCATCTCTGGACTCTGCCCTGGAAAGCACTCCATCCTTGCGCAGTCCGTCTGACCCCAGCCAcctctctcccccagcctcctctcctaGGCCTTCTCGAGGTCACCGCCGCTCCGCTTCCtgtggctccccactcagtgggagtGCCGAGGGGGCCTCCAAGGGGGCTggatatgggggtggggggtctgggCCAGGGGCCTCTGATTGCCGAATCATCCGAGTCCAGATGGAGCTAGGGGAAGATGGCAGTGTCTACAAGAGCATCTTG GTGACAAGCCAGGACAAGGCTCCAAGTGTCATCGGTCGTGTCCTTAAGAAAAACAATCGTGATTCTGCGGTGGCTTCGGAGTATGAGCTCGTGCAGCTGCTCCCAGGGGAGCGAG AGCTGACCATCCCACCCTCGGCCAACGTCTTCTATGCTATGGATGGAGCTTCACACGATTTCCTCCTACGGCAGCGGCGAAGGCCCTCTGCTGCCACACTGGGTCTCACCAGCAGCCCTTCTGCCTCAGGAACTCCCCcaagtgagggaggagggggttcCTTTCCCAGGATCAAAGCCACAGGGAGGAAGATTGCCCGGGCACTGTTCTGA
- the PFDN6 gene encoding prefoldin subunit 6 isoform X2, which translates to MADLIQKKLQGEVEKYQQLQKDLSKSMSGRQKLEAQLTENNIVKEELGEARATVGKRLDYITAEIKRYESQLQDLERQSEQQRETLAQLQQEFQRAQAAKAGASGKA; encoded by the exons ATGGCCGATCTAATCCAGAAGAAGCTACAGGGAGAAGTGGAGAAATATCAGCAGCTACAGAAGG ACTTGAGTAAATCCATGTCGGGGCGGCAGAAGCTTGAGGCCCAACTAACAGAAAATAATATCgtgaaggag gagctgggagaggctcGGGCGACCGTGGGGAAGAGGCTGGACTATATCACAGCTGAAAT TAAGCGATATGAATCCCAGCTCCAGGACCTCGAACGGCAGtcagagcaacagagggagacCCTGGCTCAGCTGCAGCAGGAGTTCCAGCGGGCGCAGGCAGCCAAGGCAGGGGCTTCTGGGAAGGCCTGA
- the PFDN6 gene encoding prefoldin subunit 6 isoform X1 — protein sequence MADLIQKKLQGEVEKYQQLQKDLSKSMSGRQKLEAQLTENNIVKEELALLDGSNVVFKLLGPVLVKQELGEARATVGKRLDYITAEIKRYESQLQDLERQSEQQRETLAQLQQEFQRAQAAKAGASGKA from the exons ATGGCCGATCTAATCCAGAAGAAGCTACAGGGAGAAGTGGAGAAATATCAGCAGCTACAGAAGG ACTTGAGTAAATCCATGTCGGGGCGGCAGAAGCTTGAGGCCCAACTAACAGAAAATAATATCgtgaaggag GAGTTGGCCCTGCTAGATGGGTCCAACGTGGTCTTTAAACTTCTGGGTCCTGTACTGGTCAaacaggagctgggagaggctcGGGCGACCGTGGGGAAGAGGCTGGACTATATCACAGCTGAAAT TAAGCGATATGAATCCCAGCTCCAGGACCTCGAACGGCAGtcagagcaacagagggagacCCTGGCTCAGCTGCAGCAGGAGTTCCAGCGGGCGCAGGCAGCCAAGGCAGGGGCTTCTGGGAAGGCCTGA
- the WDR46 gene encoding WD repeat-containing protein 46 isoform X1, with product METAPKPGRDVPPKKDRLQTKKKKPRRYWEEETTLTAAGASPGPPGSKKRNRELRPERPKNANITKKSRISRKPHLPKKPRERRNLEPQRSVSGAQDPFPGPAPVPVEEAGKFRRIDKSKKLPHSKSKTRSRLEVAEAEEEEISIKAARSELLLAEEPGFLEGENGENTAKIRQADIVEAVDIASAAKHFDLNLRQFGPYRLNYSPTGRHLAFGGRRGHVATLDWVTKRLMCEINVMEAVRDIRFLHSEALLAVAQNRWLHIYDNQGIELHCIRRCDRVTRLEFLPFHFLLATASETGFLTYLDVSVGKIVAALNARAGRLDIMTKNPYNAVIHLGHSNGTVSLWSPAMKEPLAKILCHRGGVRAVAVDSTGTYMATSGLDHQLKIFDLRGTFQPLSARTLPQGAGHLAFSQRGLLAAGMGDVVNIWAGQGKASPPSLEQPYLTHRLSGHVHGLHFCPFEDVLGVGHNGGITSMLVPGAAEPNFDGLESNPYRSQKQRQEWEVKALLEKVPAELICLDPRALAEVDVISLEQEKKERIERLGYDPEAKAPFQPKPKQKGRSSTASLVKRKRKVMDEEHRDKVRQSLEQQPQKQEKKAKPLRARPSALDRFVC from the exons ATGGAAACAGCCCCCAAACCGGGCAGGGATGTCCCGCCCAAGAAGGACAGACTTCAGACCAAGAAGAAG AAACCGCGGAGGTACTGGGAGGAAGAAACCACTCTGACCGCTGCGGGAGCCTCTCCAGGCCCCCCTGGTAGCAAGAAGAGGAATCGTGAGCTCCGCCCCGAGAGACCGAAGAACGCTAACATCACCAAGAAGTCTCGGATCTCCAGGAAGCCTCACCTCCCGAAGAAACCCCGAGAACGGAGGAATCTTGAGCCTCAGCGGAGCGTGTCCGGG gcccAGGATCCATTTCCAGGCCCTGCCCCTGTCCCTgtggaggaggctgggaagttccGTCGCATTGACAAATCCAAAAAG CTGCCACATTCGAAGTCCAAAACCCGAAGCCGACTTGAGGTGGCTGAAgctgaggaagaggaaataaGTATTAAAGCTGCTCGTTCTGAACTACTGCTTGCTGAGGAACCCGG GTTTCTggaaggggagaatggggagaacACAGCAAAGATACGCCAGGCTGACATTGTGGAGGCTGTGGATATTGCAAGTGCGGCCAAG cACTTTGATTTAAACTTGAGGCAGTTTGGACCCTACAGACTGAATTACTCCCCAACTGGGAG ACACCTGGCTTTTGGAGGGCGCCGGGGACATGTGGCCACGCTTGACTGGGTAACAAAGAGGCTCATGTGTGAGATCAACGTCATGGAGGCAGTGCGGGACATCCG GTTTCTGCATTCGGAGGCCCTGCTCGCTGTTGCTCAGAATCGCTGGCTTCACATCTATGACAACCAGGGCATCGAGCTCCACTGTATCCGCCGCTGTGACCGAGTCACACGGCTGGAGTTCCTGCCTTTCCACTTCCTCCTGGCCACGGCT tcagaGACGGGGTTTCTGACCTACCTGGACGTGTCAGTGGGAAAGATCGTGGCAGCTCTGAATGCTCGGGCTGGACGGTTGGACATCATGACTAAGAACCCTTACAATGCCGTCATCCATCTCGGACACAGCAATG GTACCGTGTCCTTATGGAGTCCAGCCATGAAGGAGCCACTGGCAAAGATCCTCTGTCATCGGGGTGGGGTCCGGGCTGTGGCCGTAGATTCTACAGGCAC GTACATGGCCACCTCTGGCCTGGACCACCAGCTGAAGATCTTTGACCTACGAGGGACATTCCAGCCTCTGAGTGCTCGGACCCTGCCCCAGGGGGCAGGACACCTGGCCTTTTCCCAGCGGGGACTGCTGGCTGCAGGCATGGGTGATGTGGTCAACAtatgggcagggcagggcaaggcCAGCCCACCCTCCCTGGAGCAGCCTTACCTCACCCACCGGCTCTCAGGCCACGTGCATGGTCTTCATTTCTGCCCCTTTGAAGATGTGCTGGGGGTGGGCCACAATGGCGGCATCACCAGCATGCTGGTCCCTG GGGCTGCTGAGCCCAACTTCGACGGCCTGGAGAGTAACCCTTACAGGAGCCAGAAGCAGCGCCAGGAGTGGGAGGTGAAGGCCCTGCTGGAGAAG GTACCTGCAGAGCTCATTTGTCTGGATCCACGAGCCCTGGCAGAGGTTGATGTCATCTCTCTGGAGCAAGAGAAGAAGGAGCGGATAGAGAGGCTG GGCTATGACCCCGAGGCCAAGGCTCCCTTCCAGCCAAAGCCAAAGCAGAAGGGCCGCAGCTCAACAGCAAGCCtggtgaagaggaagaggaaggtcaTGGATGAGGAGCACCGG gATAAAGTCCGGCAGAGCCTTGAGCAACAGCCACAGAAGCAAGAGAAGAAGGCCAAGCCTCTGAGGGCCCGGCCATCTGCCCTGGACAGATTTGTGTGCTGA
- the WDR46 gene encoding WD repeat-containing protein 46 isoform X2, whose translation METAPKPGRDVPPKKDRLQTKKKKPRERRNLEPQRSVSGAQDPFPGPAPVPVEEAGKFRRIDKSKKLPHSKSKTRSRLEVAEAEEEEISIKAARSELLLAEEPGFLEGENGENTAKIRQADIVEAVDIASAAKHFDLNLRQFGPYRLNYSPTGRHLAFGGRRGHVATLDWVTKRLMCEINVMEAVRDIRFLHSEALLAVAQNRWLHIYDNQGIELHCIRRCDRVTRLEFLPFHFLLATASETGFLTYLDVSVGKIVAALNARAGRLDIMTKNPYNAVIHLGHSNGTVSLWSPAMKEPLAKILCHRGGVRAVAVDSTGTYMATSGLDHQLKIFDLRGTFQPLSARTLPQGAGHLAFSQRGLLAAGMGDVVNIWAGQGKASPPSLEQPYLTHRLSGHVHGLHFCPFEDVLGVGHNGGITSMLVPGAAEPNFDGLESNPYRSQKQRQEWEVKALLEKVPAELICLDPRALAEVDVISLEQEKKERIERLGYDPEAKAPFQPKPKQKGRSSTASLVKRKRKVMDEEHRDKVRQSLEQQPQKQEKKAKPLRARPSALDRFVC comes from the exons ATGGAAACAGCCCCCAAACCGGGCAGGGATGTCCCGCCCAAGAAGGACAGACTTCAGACCAAGAAGAAG AAACCCCGAGAACGGAGGAATCTTGAGCCTCAGCGGAGCGTGTCCGGG gcccAGGATCCATTTCCAGGCCCTGCCCCTGTCCCTgtggaggaggctgggaagttccGTCGCATTGACAAATCCAAAAAG CTGCCACATTCGAAGTCCAAAACCCGAAGCCGACTTGAGGTGGCTGAAgctgaggaagaggaaataaGTATTAAAGCTGCTCGTTCTGAACTACTGCTTGCTGAGGAACCCGG GTTTCTggaaggggagaatggggagaacACAGCAAAGATACGCCAGGCTGACATTGTGGAGGCTGTGGATATTGCAAGTGCGGCCAAG cACTTTGATTTAAACTTGAGGCAGTTTGGACCCTACAGACTGAATTACTCCCCAACTGGGAG ACACCTGGCTTTTGGAGGGCGCCGGGGACATGTGGCCACGCTTGACTGGGTAACAAAGAGGCTCATGTGTGAGATCAACGTCATGGAGGCAGTGCGGGACATCCG GTTTCTGCATTCGGAGGCCCTGCTCGCTGTTGCTCAGAATCGCTGGCTTCACATCTATGACAACCAGGGCATCGAGCTCCACTGTATCCGCCGCTGTGACCGAGTCACACGGCTGGAGTTCCTGCCTTTCCACTTCCTCCTGGCCACGGCT tcagaGACGGGGTTTCTGACCTACCTGGACGTGTCAGTGGGAAAGATCGTGGCAGCTCTGAATGCTCGGGCTGGACGGTTGGACATCATGACTAAGAACCCTTACAATGCCGTCATCCATCTCGGACACAGCAATG GTACCGTGTCCTTATGGAGTCCAGCCATGAAGGAGCCACTGGCAAAGATCCTCTGTCATCGGGGTGGGGTCCGGGCTGTGGCCGTAGATTCTACAGGCAC GTACATGGCCACCTCTGGCCTGGACCACCAGCTGAAGATCTTTGACCTACGAGGGACATTCCAGCCTCTGAGTGCTCGGACCCTGCCCCAGGGGGCAGGACACCTGGCCTTTTCCCAGCGGGGACTGCTGGCTGCAGGCATGGGTGATGTGGTCAACAtatgggcagggcagggcaaggcCAGCCCACCCTCCCTGGAGCAGCCTTACCTCACCCACCGGCTCTCAGGCCACGTGCATGGTCTTCATTTCTGCCCCTTTGAAGATGTGCTGGGGGTGGGCCACAATGGCGGCATCACCAGCATGCTGGTCCCTG GGGCTGCTGAGCCCAACTTCGACGGCCTGGAGAGTAACCCTTACAGGAGCCAGAAGCAGCGCCAGGAGTGGGAGGTGAAGGCCCTGCTGGAGAAG GTACCTGCAGAGCTCATTTGTCTGGATCCACGAGCCCTGGCAGAGGTTGATGTCATCTCTCTGGAGCAAGAGAAGAAGGAGCGGATAGAGAGGCTG GGCTATGACCCCGAGGCCAAGGCTCCCTTCCAGCCAAAGCCAAAGCAGAAGGGCCGCAGCTCAACAGCAAGCCtggtgaagaggaagaggaaggtcaTGGATGAGGAGCACCGG gATAAAGTCCGGCAGAGCCTTGAGCAACAGCCACAGAAGCAAGAGAAGAAGGCCAAGCCTCTGAGGGCCCGGCCATCTGCCCTGGACAGATTTGTGTGCTGA
- the B3GALT4 gene encoding beta-1,3-galactosyltransferase 4, with protein MPLSLFRRLLLAALLLVIIWTLFGPSGIGEELLSLSLASLRPAPASPGPPLALPHLLIPNEEACRGPGAPPFLLILVCTAPENLNQRNAIRASWGGLREARGLRVQTVFLLGEPGLWHPTREPHDIDLVREAAAQGDILQAAFRDSYRNLTLKTLSGLNWANKHCSMARYILKTDDDVFVNVPELVSELIRRGGHWEQWEKGKEPPLREVEAGDEDWEEASILRNQPMPLLYLGRVHWRVHPSRTPGSKHQISEEQWPPTWGPFPPYASGTGYVLSASAVQLILKVASRAPSLPLEDVFVGVSARRGGLTPTHCVKLAGATHYPLDRCCYGKFLLTSHKLDPWKMQEAWKLVGGSDGERTAPFCSWLQEILGILRCRVIAWLHS; from the coding sequence ATGCCTCTCAGCCTCTTCCGGCGCCTTCTCCTTGCCGCCCTGCTGCTGGTGATTATCTGGACCCTCTTCGGGCCCTCGGGCATCGGGGAGGAGCTGCTGAGCCTCTCGCTGGCCTCCCTGCGCCCGGCTCCGGCCTCCCCAGGGccgcccctggccctgccccacctTCTGATCCCCAATGAAGAGGCGTGCAGGGGTCCCGGCGCCCCACCCTTCCTGCTCATCCTTGTGTGCACGGCACCAGAGAACCTGAACCAAAGAAATGCCATTCGGGCTTCGTGGGGCGGGCTGCGAGAGGCCCGGGGTCTCAGGGTGCAGACTGTCTTTCTGCTGGGAGAGCCAGGCTTGTGGCATCCTACCAGGGAACCCCACGACATCGATCTAGTGCGGGAGGCAGCGGCCCAGGGGGACATCTTGCAGGCGGCCTTCCGGGACTCCTACCGGAACCTTACTCTCAAGACCCTCAGCGGGCTGAACTGGGCAAACAAACACTGCTCCATGGCCCGCTACATCCTCAAGACGGACGATGATGTGTTTGTCAACGTCCCTGAACTGGTATCAGAGCTGATTCGGCGAGGGGGCCATTGGGAACAATGGGAGAAGGGCAAGGAACCACCTCTGAGAGAGGTTGAGGCTGGAGATGAAGACTGGGAAGAAGCGTCCATCCTGAGGAACCAGCCAATGCCTCTTTTGTACCTGGGCCGTGTGCACTGGCGGGTGCACCCCTCTCGGACACCAGGGAGCAAGCACCAAATATCAGAGGAGCAGTGGCCTCCCACCTGGGGCCCCTTTCCACCCTATGCTTCTGGCACAGGGTACGTGCTGTCAGCTTCTGCTGTGCAGCTTATCCTGAAAGTAGCCAGCCGGGCACCCTCTCTGCCACTGGAGGATGTCTTTGTGGGGGTAAGTGCCCGAAGAGGAGGCCTCACCCCAACCCACTGTGTTAAGCTGGCTGGGGCCACCCACTACCCCTTGGACCGGTGCTGCTATGGGAAATTCCTGCTGACATCCCATAAGTTGGACCCCTGGAAGATGCAGGAAGCCTGGAAGCTGGTGGGCGGCTCTGACGGGGAAAGGACTGCACCCTTCTGCTCCTGGCTCCAGGAAATCTTGGGCATCCTGCGCTGTCGGGTAATAGCCTGGCTTCACAGCTGA